A stretch of the Ornithodoros turicata isolate Travis chromosome 4, ASM3712646v1, whole genome shotgun sequence genome encodes the following:
- the LOC135391143 gene encoding uncharacterized protein LOC135391143 → MAMFQSKVSPSPTRSSIKEANDHLQLLHVKVVELERTVQEQAEALIKKDETMQARIRDVGDAKDARIAELESQLAAAEERVKKYDEMIRDRDMQIELLTHRYSLVDEVAAYTPVVEKLLTAMRRLPTKTARNSGTGSRPRSRSNSKGTVVLGRSERKMSTPDTPNHDGGGNSLMIDGHGLSELRIGRSFNINSNFSASDDDGDTVGAML, encoded by the coding sequence ATGGCCATGTTCCAGTCGAAAGTTAGTCCTAGTCCAACACGCAGCAGCATCAAAGAAGCCAACGACCACTTGCAGCTATTACACGTCAAAGTTGTTGAACTGGAGCGCACAGTGCAAGAGCAGGCAGAGGCCTTAATCAAGAAAGACGAAACGATGCAAGCACGCATCCGCGACGTTGGCGATGCGAAGGATGCTCGCATCGCAGAGCTGGAATCTCAACTTGCTGCTGCCGAAGAGCGCGTCAAGAAATACGACGAAATGATTCGAGACCGCGACATGCAGATAGAGCTCCTTACACATCGGTATTCACTTGTGGACGAAGTAGCAGCGTATACGCCGGTAGTAGAAAAGCTTTTGACGGCAATGCGGCGGTTACCGACGAAGACAGCCCGAAATTCGGGAACCGGCTCACGGCCACGATCGAGATCTAATTCTAAAGGGACTGTTGTTCTAGGAAGATCGGAGAGGAAAATGTCGACGCCAGACACGCCAAATCACGACGGCGGAGGTAACAGCCTGATGATTGACGGACATGGTCTGTCTGAACTGAGAATTGGCAGAAGCTTCAACATCAACAGCAATTTCTCTGCGTCTGATGACGACGGTGACACAGTAGGAGCTATGCTGTGA